A window from Primulina eburnea isolate SZY01 chromosome 2, ASM2296580v1, whole genome shotgun sequence encodes these proteins:
- the LOC140821287 gene encoding CMP-sialic acid transporter 4-like gives MEYRRIKDQDKDGVIVDDDVENLRGRSHSGSPGNVAGFGGNSGDLSKWKRKSIVTLALTVLTSSQAILIVWSKREGKYEYSVTTANFLVEALKCALSLAALVRIWGSEGVTEDNRLSTTFDEVSVYPIPAALYLIKNLLQYYIFAYVDAPGYQILKNLNIISTGVLYRIMLKRKLSEIQWAAFILLCAGCTTAQLNSKSDQVMQTPFQGWLMAVIMALLSGFAGVYTEAIVKKRPSRNINVQNVWLYVFGMVFNAVAILVQDFDAVVNKGFFHGYSLITVLMILNHALSGIAVSMVMKYADNIVKVYSTSVAMLLTAVVSVFLFGFHLSLAFFLGSTVVSVSVYLHSIGKLQR, from the exons ATGGAGTATAGAAGAATAAAGGACCAG GATAAGGACGGGGTTATAGTTGATGATGATGTAGAGAATCTACGGGGAAGATCTCATTCAG GATCTCCCGGTAATGTGGCTGGTTTTGGAGGCAACTCTGGTGATCTGTCTAAGTGGAAGCGCAA ATCGATCGTAACACTTGCATTGACTGTACTTACGAGTTCACAAGCAATTCTCATTGTCTGGTCAAAGAGGGAAGGAAAGTACGAGTACAGTGTCACAACTGCAAACTTTTTG GTAGAAGCTTTGAAATGTGCACTATCACTCGCTGCCTTGGTAAGAATATGGGGGAGCGAAGGTGTTACCGAGGATAACAG GTTGAGTACTACATTTGATGAAGTTAGTGTATACCCCATTCCTGCAGCTCTTTATCTTATCAAGAATTTACTTCAA TATTACATATTTGCATATGTAGATGCTCCAGGatatcaaatattaaagaaTCTGAACATCATAAGCACTGGCGTGTTGTACCGTATCATGCTTAAGAGAAA GTTGAGTGAAATTCAATGGGCAGCTTTCATTTTATTGTGTGCAGGGTGCACCACAGCACAACTCAACTCTAA GTCAGATCAAGTAATGCAAACTCCTTTTCAAGGCTGGTTGATGGCAGTT ATCATGGCCCTTCTCAGTGGTTTTGCTGGAGTCTACACTGAG GCTATAGTTAAAAAACGACCTTCGAGGAACATTAACGTCCAGAACGTTTGGTTGTATGTGTTTGGGATGGTTTTCAATGCTGTTGCCATCCTCGTTCAAGATTTTGATGCTGTCGTCAACAA GGGATTCTTTCATGGGTATTCATTAATAACAGTTCTCATGATACTAAACCATGCTCTCAG tGGAATTGCTGTATCAATGGTCATGAAGTATGCAGATAACATAGTGAAG GTCTATTCTACATCTGTTGCAATGCTTTTGACCGCTGTTGTGTCTGTTTTTCTATTTGGATTTCATCTTTCTCTTGCTTTTTTCCTTGGTTCCAC TGTTGTTTCTGTCTCTGTTTACCTACATTCAATTGGAAAGCTCCAGAGATAG
- the LOC140821245 gene encoding LOW QUALITY PROTEIN: leucine-rich repeat receptor protein kinase HPCA1-like (The sequence of the model RefSeq protein was modified relative to this genomic sequence to represent the inferred CDS: deleted 1 base in 1 codon) produces the protein MAAKLRLFRYHLLIFSTFLHNIYSATNPEDAAVLRSLKDQWGKTPPSWDKSDDPCVSWEGVSCNNSRVTSLGLSTMGLTGKMSGDIGGLTELISLDLSFNTGLTGPLSPQLGDLQKLTILILAGCSFTNTIPSELGNLSELTFLALNSNNLTGEIPPSLGKLSKLYWLDLAENQLRGPLPVSLNSNFGLDLLKKARHFHFNKNQLSGQIPEQLFSSDMSLIHLLFDGNEFEGYIPSTLGLVQSLEVLRLDRNSLKGSVPSNLNNLTKITELNLAHNMLSGVLPNLTGMNSLNYVDLSNNSFKRSEAPNWFSTLSSLNTLVIEYGPLQGSVPPEIFNLPQIEQVKLRNNAFADKLDMSGNVSEQLQLVDLKNNDISSVTLGSEYKSTLELIGNPLCSASLENTIYCQIQQSARPYTTSLSNCGSQLCEADKKLNPQSCECAYPYEGTLYFRAPLFRELSNGSLFHSLEMSLWLKLGLSPGSVSVQNPFFNVDDYLQVQLGLFPSNAKYFNRSEIQRLGFAMSNQTFKPSAEFGPYFFIASPYIFGDDHRRTHFSLTTIAGISIAGAFLVLVLAGLGIYALRQKRRAEQAISVHKPFASWIPKGNDSGGAPQLKGARWFSYDELKKFTSNFSESNEIGSGGYGKVYRGMLSSGKLVAVKKAQRGSMQGGLEFKTEIELLSRVHHKNLVGLVGFCFEQGEQMLVYEFMANGTLRENLKGRSGTHLDWKRRIRVALGSARGLAYLHELAHPPIIHRDVKSTNILLDENLTAKVADFGLSKLVSEASKGHVSTQVKGTLGYLDPEYYMTQQLTEKSDVYSFGVVMLELISAKQPIEKGKYIVREIRTAMDKHDESHYGLREIMDPTIRNTPDLIGFSRFVELAVQCVEESASVRPTMNEVVKTLERFLHNDGLNTNSTSASSSATEFGSG, from the exons ATGGCGGCCAAGCTGAGGCTTTTTCGCTATCATCTGCTCATTTTCTCAACATTTCTTCATAATATCTATTCTGCAACAAATCCGGAAGATG CTGCTGTACTTAGATCGCTAAAAGATCAGTGGGGAAAGACACCGCCGAGTTGGGATAAGTCAGACGATCCTTGTGTATCTTGGGAGGGAGTTTCATGCAACAACTCAAGAGTAACGTCTCT GGGTTTATCAACCATGGGACTAACCGGTAAAATGAGTGGAGACATAGGAGGCCTCACCGAACTAATTTCCTT GGATTTGTCATTCAACACTGGCCTCACAGGTCCTCTCTCTCCACAGCTAGGAGATCTGCAAAAATTGACCATATT AATTCTTGCTGGTTGTAGCTTTACAAATACCATACCAAGTGAATTGGGAAATCTTTCCGAGCTTACTTTTCT GGCGCTTAATAGCAATAATTTAACCGGAGAGATACCGCCATCCTTGGGTAAACTCTCCAAGCTATATTGGCTGGATCTTGCTGAAAATCAGTTGAGAGGACCATTGCCTGTCTCATTAAATAGTAATTTTGGACTTGACCTCCTTAAAAAGGCGAGACACTT CCATTTTAACAAGAACCAGCTTTCAGGACAAATCCCAGAACAACTTTTTAGTTCAGATATGTCATTAATACACTT ATTGTTTGATGGAAACGAATTCGAAGGGTACATTCCATCCACCCTAGGATTGGTTCAGTCACTCGAGGTTCT TCGGCTTGACCGCAATTCCCTGAAAGGAAGTGTCCCCTCAAATCTAAACAACCTCACTAAGATCACTGAATT AAATTTGGCTCACAATATGTTGTCTGGTGTATTACCCAACTTAACTGGAATGAACTCCCTTAATTATGT GGACTTGAGTAACAACTCTTTCAAGAGATCAGAAGCTCCAAATTGGTTCTCGACCTTAAGTTCACTAAACACTCT GGTGATTGAATATGGACCTCTACAAGGATCTGTGCCCCCAGAGATTTTCAACTTACCTCAGATCGAGCAAGT GAAACTGAGGAACAATGCTTTTGCTGACAAATTAGACATGAGTGGCAACGTTAGTGAGCAGCTGCAACTAGTTGACTTGAAAAACAACGACATATCATCAGTAACACTCGGATCTGAATACAAAAGCACATTAGA ATTGATTGGAAATCCTCTATGCTCAGCTTCTCTCGAAAACACAATTTATTGTCAGATTCAGCAATCGGCAAGACCTTATACCACAAGCTTATCAAACTGTGGAAGTCAGTTGTGTGAAGCTGATAAAAAACTCAACCCGCAGAGCTGCGAATGTGCATATCCTTATGAAGGAACATTATACTTTAGAGCACCACTATTCCGAGAATTGTCTAATGGCAGTTTGTTTCATTCCCTGGAAATGAGCCTTTGGTTAAAACTAGGCCTTTCCCCAGGATCCGTTTCGGTGCAGAATCCCTTTTTCAATGTAGACGACTATCTCCAGGTGCAGCTAGGACTCTTTCCATCCAACGCTAAGTACTTCAATAGATCAGAGATTCAGAGACTTGGATTTGCTATGAGTAACCAAACATTTAAACCTTCTGCAGAGTTTGGACCCTATTTTTTCATAGCATCTCCATACATTTTCGGAG ATGATCATAGGAGAACTCACTTTAGCTTGACTACGATTGCTGGGATATCAATTGCCGGAGCATTTCTTGTGCTGGTGCTAGCTGGGTTAGGGATATACGCCCTTCGACAGAAAAGACGTGCTGAACAAGCCATTTCAGTTCATAAACCATTTG CAAGTTGGATTCCAAAGGGAAATGACAGTGGAGGTGCACCACAGCTAAAAGGAGCCAGATGGTTCTCTTATGACGagctcaagaaatttaccagtAACTTCTCTGAAAGCAATGAGATTGGCTCGGGAGGTTATGGAAAG GTATACAGAGGAATGCTCTCCAGTGGAAAACTGGTCGCAGTAAAAAAGGCTCAACGAGGTTCCATGCAAGGTGGACTCGAATTCAAGACCGAAATCGAGTTGCTCTCAAGAGTTCATCACAAAAACCTGGTTGGCTTGGTGGGATTTTGTTTCGAACAAGGTGAACAAATGTTAGTGTATGAATTCATGGCCAATGGAACACTGAGAGAAAATCTTAAAG GAAGGAGTGGAACTCATCTAGATTGGAAGAGGAGGATACGGGTCGCACTTGGTTCAGCTAGAGGATTAGCTTATTTACACGAGCTTGCACATCCTCCAATAATTCATAGGGATGTCAAGTCTACCAATATTTTGCTGGATGAAAATCTAACAGCAAAAGTTGCAGATTTTGGACTGTCTAAATTGGTCTCCGAGGCTTCAAAAGGCCATGTTTCAACTCAAGTTAAAGGCACATTG GGATATCTAGATCCCGAATACTACATGACACAACAATTAACAGAGAAAAGCGATGTTTACAGCTTTGGTGTGGTGATGCTCGAACTGATATCTGCAAAACAGCCAATTGAAAAGGGAAAGTACATAGTCCGCGAAATAAGAACGGCGATGGATAAGCACGACGAATCACACTACGGATTGAGGGAGATAATGGATCCCACCATCAGAAACACACCAGATCTTATAGGATTTTCAAGATTTGTAGAGTTGGCAGTGCAATGCGTGGAGGAATCAGCTTCAGTTCGTCCAACAATGAATGAAGTAGTGAAAACACTCGAA CGATTCCTACACAACGATGGCCTAAACACAAATTCAACCTCTGCATCATCATCTGCAACAGAATTCGGATCCGGTTAA
- the LOC140821257 gene encoding stearoyl-[acyl-carrier-protein] 9-desaturase, chloroplastic encodes MALKLSFLPQYKMLSLGGPQTRSHKTVMASTVHSPSANIGNAKKPFTPPREVHVQVTYSMPPEKREIFNSLHSWAENNLLVILKNVEKSWQPSDFLPDPALEGFHEQVKELRERCKEIPDDYLVVLVGDMITEEALPTYQTMINTLDAVRDETGASLSPWAIWTRAWTAEENRHGDLLNKYLYLSGRVDMKQIEKTIQYLIGSGMDPQTENNPYLGFIYTSFQERATFISHGNTARLAKEHGDMKLAQICGTIAADEKRHETAYTKIVEKLFEIDPEGTVLSLADMMKKKVSMPAHLMYDGTDDNLFENYSSVAQKLGVYTAKDYADILEFLVARWEVEKLTGLSGEGRKAQDYVCKLPPRIRKLEERAAARAKEVSSAPFSWIFGREVNI; translated from the exons ATGGCACTTAAACTTAGCTTCTTACCTCAATACAAGATGCTTTCTTTAGGCGGTCCTCAGACCAGATCTCACAAAACTGTCATGGCTTCGACCGTTCATTCGCCCTCTGC AAACATTGGAAATGCCAAGAAGCCGTTCACTCCACCACGAGAAGTACATGTTCAGGTGACTTATTCCATGCCACCCGAAAAACGTGAGATTTTTAATTCTCTGCACTCTTGGGCTGAAAATAACCTCCTGGTGATCCTAAAGAACGTCGAGAAGTCTTGGCAACCTAGTGACTTCCTGCCAGACCCTGCTTTGGAAGGATTCCACGAGCAAGTTAAAGAGCTAAGAGAACGATGTAAGGAGATTCCCGACGACTATCTTGTTGTGTTGGTTGGAGATATGATCACAGAGGAGGCACTTCCAACTTATCAAACCATGATCAACACGCTAGATGCCGTTCGAGATGAGACTGGTGCTAGCCTCAGTCCTTGGGCTATTTGGACAAGGGCATGGACTGCTGAAGAGAATAGGCATGGTGACCTTCTGAATAAGTATCTTTACCTTTCGGGACGTGTAGACATGAAGCAAATAGAGAAAACCATACAATACCTGATTGGATCTGGAATG GATCCTCAAACAGAGAACAACCCATATCTTGGATTCATCTACACGTCATTTCAAGAAAGGGCTACTTTTATTTCTCATGGGAACACAGCAAGGCTTGCCAAAGAACACGGAGATATGAAACTTGCTCAGATATGTGGCACCATTGCTGCAGATGAGAAACGTCACGAAACTGCCTACACGAAAATTGTCGAAAAGCTCTTTGAGATTGATCCCGAGGGCACAGTATTGAGTCTTGCTGACATGATGAAGAAAAAGGTCTCGATGCCTGCACATTTAATGTATGATGGGACAGACGACAATTTATTCGAGAACTACTCTTCTGTGGCACAGAAACTCGGGGTATACACAGCGAAGGATTATGCTgatattttagaatttttagtAGCTAGATGGGAGGTCGAGAAATTGACCGGTCTTTCTGGCGAGGGGCGTAAAGCACAGGATTACGTTTGTAAGTTGCCACCTAGAATTAGAAAGTTGGAGGAGAGAGCAGCAGCAAGGGCAAAGGAGGTGTCATCTGCTCCATTTAGCTGGATATTCGGTCGAGAAGTCAACATTTGA